One segment of Strix aluco isolate bStrAlu1 chromosome 17, bStrAlu1.hap1, whole genome shotgun sequence DNA contains the following:
- the LOC141931225 gene encoding uncharacterized protein LOC141931225 codes for MQGQVFYIFRLHCLRWAAPMSAKLYVLISWPDGSRVINIENIKEPRKPFHLYAVGEQVLARCPGFSGLYWGMVEGISEHKDILEKKLLEGRQLLEKLKEEPAVHSMMPPQPKKSRKTFPKWTLGNASRKYHGDRTYPAKPLLRVAEASLPHDAGSSSIIKERRALGNTAGSPRSLAGPPHPANAFTPPSTFVTMAMPGTSQGEEDRAGPATRDYVALAMKRKSDGILSQCQQHICLNSCEERKLDALQETDDFERVQKNFGPGEMERAEKIEQLERMVLDLQQDVLSLKKKVQRLESLSFQEDPHRQPCEVVELFNGYTKEQLKETIRFDQKISTACKTLLYKLFTSDYIQSHSITGRRGNTFREAKPMMDERCIKIIRVLLKQKFGDHLSDTVITEKIQNVQKALRQKFKTECL; via the exons ATGCAGGGACAAGTATTTTATATCTTCAGGCTGCACTGCCTCAG GTGGGCAGCCCCGATGTCAGCCAAGCTCTATGTCCTCATCAGCTGGCCCGACGGCAGCCGGGTGATCAACATTGAGAACATCAAGGAGCCCCGCAAGCCCTTCCACCTCTACGCAGTGGGCGAGCAGGTGCTGGCCCGCTGCCCCGGCTTCAGTGGGCTCTACTGGGGGATGGTGGAAGGCATAAGCG AGCATAAAGATATTTTAGAGAAGAAGCTGCTGGAGGGCAGACAGCTCCTGGAGAAGTTAA AAGAAGAACCAGCCGTCCACAGCATGATGCCACCCCagccaaaaaaatccagaaaaacctTCCCGAAATGGACCCTGGGGAATGCATCCAGGAAATACCACGGCGACAGGACTTACCCCGCCAAGCCGCTGCTGAGGGTGGCCGAGGCCAGCCTGCCCCATGATGCTGGCAGCTCCTCCATCATCAAGGAGAGACGTGCCCTGGGCAACACGGCAGGAAGCCCCCGCTCACTGGCGGGGCCCCCCCACCCAGCCAACGCCTTCACACCCCCATCCACGTTTGTCACCATGGCCATGCCGGGGACTTCCCAGGGTGAAGAGGACAGGGCTGGTCCAGCTACTAGAG ATTACGTTGCCCTGGCAATGAAGAGGAAGTCAGATGGCATCTTGTCCCAGTGCCAGCAACACATCTGTCTGAACAG CTGTGAAGAGCGAAAGCTTGATGCTTTGCAGGAGACGGATGACTTTGAGAGAGTTCAGAAAAATTTTGGTCCTGGTGAAATGGAAAG ggcAGAGAAGATAGAGCAGCTGGAGAGGATGGTATTGGACCTCCAACAGGATGTCCTCTCTCTGAAGAAGAAGGTGCAGAGGCTGGAATCCCTGTCCTTCCAGGAGGATCCCCACCGGCAGCCGTGTGAGGTGGTGGAGCTCTTCAATGGCTACACCAAGGAACAGCTCAAAGAGACCATCCGGTTTGACCAGAAAATCAGCACTGCCTGCAAGACACTGCTCTACAAGCTCTTCACATCTGACTATATCCAGAGCCACTCCATCACGGGGAGAAGGGGCAATACTTTCCGAGAGGCGAAGCCCATGATGGATGAACGCTGCATCAAAATCATTAGGGTGCTGTTGAAGCAGAAGTTTGGCGATCACCTCAGTGACACAGTGATCACGGAGAAGATTCAAAATGTGCAGAAAGCCCTGAGGCAGAAGTTTAAGACAGAATGTCTCTGA